The following proteins are encoded in a genomic region of Chloracidobacterium sp.:
- the gatB gene encoding Asp-tRNA(Asn)/Glu-tRNA(Gln) amidotransferase subunit GatB, whose translation MIKEGWEAVIGMEIHTQLATATKIFCGCKVETGGEPNSNTCPVCLGLPGALPVLNERVIEFAARAALALGLEIQPVSIFSRKNYFYPDLPKGYQISQYDKPFSANGKLTIMTSERDEHGRPADWQPMTINIQRMHLEEDAGKNVHEGLPETDKYSYIDLNRAGTPLGEIVTAPDFRSSWQAFDYVNHVRRALRWVGASDADMEKGNLRCEANVSVRKVGGTAFNNKVELKNLNSVRFMQKAIEYEIERQVAAHESGEGVRQETRLWDEKNNVTRVMRSKEDAHDYRYFPEPDLQPLEVSEEFIASVSSSMPEMPDAMRERFTATYKVSMADAAQLTADRDTAEYFETTARISSNPKLAANWILGELTRELNNSGKVISDPPVTAENLADLITIIESGKISNNQAKEVLADMFATGRSADEVIAEKGFEQISDTAAIEKIIEDVIAANAAQADAYRGGKTALFGFFVGQVMKASQGKANPAVVNELLKQKL comes from the coding sequence ATGATCAAAGAAGGTTGGGAAGCCGTCATCGGCATGGAGATACACACGCAGCTTGCGACCGCGACGAAAATATTCTGCGGCTGCAAGGTTGAGACAGGCGGCGAGCCGAATTCGAATACATGCCCGGTGTGCCTCGGTCTTCCCGGTGCGTTACCCGTGCTTAATGAGAGAGTGATCGAATTTGCCGCTCGTGCAGCGCTTGCGCTCGGGCTTGAGATACAGCCGGTATCGATCTTCTCACGAAAGAATTATTTCTACCCTGATCTGCCTAAAGGTTATCAGATATCGCAGTATGACAAGCCGTTCTCGGCGAACGGAAAGTTGACGATAATGACCTCGGAGCGTGACGAGCACGGCCGGCCGGCCGATTGGCAGCCGATGACGATAAATATTCAGCGGATGCACCTAGAGGAAGATGCCGGCAAGAACGTCCACGAAGGTTTGCCCGAAACCGACAAGTATTCTTATATCGACCTAAATCGCGCGGGTACGCCGCTCGGCGAGATCGTAACCGCTCCGGATTTTCGCTCATCCTGGCAGGCGTTCGATTATGTGAATCATGTTCGCCGGGCTCTGCGCTGGGTCGGCGCGAGCGACGCGGATATGGAGAAAGGGAACCTTCGCTGCGAAGCGAATGTCTCCGTTCGTAAAGTTGGCGGCACGGCATTTAACAATAAGGTCGAGCTAAAGAATCTCAACTCAGTGCGGTTCATGCAAAAGGCGATCGAATACGAGATCGAACGCCAGGTCGCGGCACACGAATCGGGCGAGGGCGTTCGACAAGAGACGCGGCTTTGGGATGAGAAGAACAATGTTACGCGTGTGATGCGCTCAAAGGAAGATGCTCATGATTACCGCTATTTTCCCGAGCCGGATCTGCAGCCCTTAGAGGTCAGCGAGGAGTTCATCGCATCCGTCAGCTCGAGTATGCCCGAGATGCCCGACGCGATGCGCGAGCGTTTTACCGCAACCTATAAAGTGTCGATGGCCGATGCCGCACAGTTGACCGCGGATCGCGACACAGCAGAATACTTTGAGACAACGGCGCGGATAAGCTCGAATCCGAAACTCGCGGCCAACTGGATCCTCGGTGAACTCACACGCGAGCTCAATAACTCGGGCAAGGTGATAAGCGATCCGCCGGTGACCGCCGAGAACCTTGCCGATCTGATCACGATCATCGAGTCGGGCAAGATCTCGAACAATCAGGCGAAAGAAGTGCTTGCCGATATGTTCGCCACAGGGAGAAGCGCTGACGAGGTGATCGCCGAAAAAGGCTTCGAGCAGATATCGGACACGGCGGCGATCGAGAAGATCATTGAGGATGTCATCGCCGCGAATGCTGCTCAAGCTGATGCATACAGAGGCGGCAAAACGGCACTTTTCGGCTTCTTTGTCGGACAAGTGATGAAGGCTTCGCAGGGCAAGGCGAATCCTGCCGTTGTCAACGAGTTGCTGAAACAGAAGCTATGA
- a CDS encoding SDR family oxidoreductase — translation MSLTGKTAVVTGGTKGIGFAIAKALLGSGANVFICGRTRAALRDAVAALSEFGTVDGEACDIRSEDQVRQMLAEAERLFGGIDILINNAGIGIMGKTIEELTGDEVRATIETNLLGVFYSCHYVIPMMRKRGGGYIINISSLAGQNAHPRMAAYNASKFGLNGFTEAMMQEVRQDNIKVSYVCPGSVNTEFGGDRPSEEKAWQLRPEDIAQAVLSLLAMEERALPSKVELRPSKPPRG, via the coding sequence ATGAGCCTTACAGGAAAGACGGCGGTCGTCACAGGCGGCACGAAGGGCATCGGTTTCGCAATAGCAAAGGCACTGCTTGGCTCCGGTGCAAATGTATTTATTTGCGGCCGCACTCGGGCCGCACTCCGCGACGCCGTTGCGGCGCTGTCGGAATTCGGCACGGTTGACGGCGAGGCCTGCGATATCCGCTCCGAAGATCAGGTCAGGCAAATGTTGGCCGAGGCCGAACGCCTCTTTGGCGGCATCGACATCCTCATCAATAACGCAGGCATCGGTATAATGGGTAAAACGATCGAGGAATTAACCGGCGATGAGGTCCGCGCGACGATCGAGACGAACCTGCTGGGCGTCTTCTATTCTTGCCACTACGTTATTCCGATGATGAGGAAGCGAGGCGGCGGGTACATCATCAATATTTCGAGCCTTGCAGGACAGAACGCGCATCCGCGGATGGCGGCATACAATGCATCAAAATTCGGCCTTAACGGATTTACCGAAGCGATGATGCAGGAGGTCCGCCAAGATAATATAAAGGTGAGCTATGTTTGCCCGGGCAGTGTTAATACGGAATTTGGCGGCGATCGGCCGAGCGAAGAAAAAGCATGGCAGCTCCGGCCCGAAGACATTGCGCAGGCCGTGCTGAGCCTTTTGGCAATGGAGGAACGCGCGCTGCCCAGTAAAGTCGAGCTTAGGCCGAGCAAGCCGCCGCGCGGCTAG